In one Dermacentor variabilis isolate Ectoservices chromosome 4, ASM5094787v1, whole genome shotgun sequence genomic region, the following are encoded:
- the LOC142579428 gene encoding inhibitor of growth protein 2-like translates to MLQIQHSLIKSQELGDDKLQLLQQIQDLIENKVRQLDQDYRNLDHEPETREAKRSRRQRGHDDEQTPVPHPTCGRRQPKKKRRRGASNSAGHQQGHQQGQQGHQQRGGGGVPSPAEPPIDPDEPTYCLCEQVSFGEMICCDNEECSIEWFHFSCVMLTTKPKGRWYCPRCRGDRSNQMKPKGS, encoded by the coding sequence ATGCTGCAGATACAGCATTCACTCATCAAGTCACAGGAGCTCGGGGATGACAAGTTGCAGCTATTGCAGCAGATCCAGGACCTAATCGAGAACAAGGTGCGCCAGCTCGACCAGGACTACCGCAATCTTGACCACGAACCCGAGACGCGGGAGGCCAAGCGGTCACGTCGCCAGCGAGGCCACGACGACGAGCAGACCCCCGTGCCACATCCAACGTGTGGCCGGCGGCAGCCGAAGAAAAAGCGGCGCCGGGGAGCCTCGAACTCGGCTGGCCACCAGCAAGGGCACCAGCAAGGACAGCAGGGTCACCAGCAGAGGGGTGGCGGTGGTGTGCCTTCACCAGCTGAACCGCCCATTGACCCCGATGAGCCCACCTACTGCCTCTGTGAACAGGTCTCCTTTGGAGAAATGATCTGTTGTGACAACGAGGAGTGCAGCATCGAATGGTTCCACTTCTCGTGCGTTATGCTCACCACAAAGCCCAAGGGCAGGTGGTACTGCCCCCGATGTCGAGGCGATCGCAGCAACCAGATGAAGCCTAAGGGAAGCTAG